A stretch of the Clostridium fungisolvens genome encodes the following:
- a CDS encoding ABC transporter substrate-binding protein, which yields MKKKLLGLVMCVAMGSTLFAGCGNNGKTSTSATKEIYFLNFKPEIAQVYDNIAKDYEKEKGVKVKVVTAASGTYETTLKSEIAKSDAPTIFQINGPVGYQNWKDYTLDLKDTKLYSYLTDKSLAVKNGDGVYGIPYAIEGYGIIYNEAIMKKYFALTDKAVSINSTTEITNYDTLKKVVEDMTKHKDQLGIKGVFASTSLKSGEQWRWQTHLANLPFYYEFKENTKYDNTILAGLAADKIDFKYANNYKNIFDLYINNSSTDKKLLGSKSVDDSMADFALGNAAMVQNGNWAWNQIKGVSGNKVQESDIKFLPIYTGVAGEEKQGLCIGTENFFAINSKVSKEKQDESIAFLEWLFSSDTGKKYVTKDLGFIAPFNTFSDSEKPSDPLAKEILSWNSKGGNNVSWTFASFPSENFKNAFGDALLEYSQGNKSWDDVVKTVKDSWQTEKANKK from the coding sequence ATGAAAAAGAAGTTATTGGGTCTTGTAATGTGTGTAGCTATGGGGTCTACTTTATTCGCAGGGTGTGGAAACAATGGAAAAACATCAACATCAGCAACAAAAGAAATTTATTTTTTAAATTTCAAACCTGAAATTGCTCAAGTATATGACAATATAGCAAAGGATTATGAAAAAGAAAAAGGTGTTAAGGTAAAAGTTGTTACAGCAGCAAGTGGCACTTATGAAACTACCTTGAAATCTGAGATAGCAAAATCTGATGCACCAACAATATTCCAGATAAATGGTCCTGTAGGATATCAAAACTGGAAAGACTATACATTAGATTTAAAAGATACAAAACTTTATAGTTATTTAACAGACAAGTCCTTAGCAGTAAAGAATGGTGACGGTGTTTATGGAATTCCTTATGCTATTGAAGGATATGGAATAATTTATAACGAAGCAATCATGAAAAAATATTTTGCACTTACTGATAAAGCAGTATCAATAAATTCTACAACTGAAATAACTAATTATGATACTTTGAAGAAGGTTGTTGAAGACATGACTAAACATAAAGACCAACTTGGTATAAAGGGTGTGTTTGCATCAACTTCCTTAAAATCAGGAGAACAATGGAGATGGCAGACTCATTTAGCAAATTTACCTTTCTATTATGAATTTAAAGAGAATACTAAATATGATAATACAATTTTAGCAGGTCTCGCTGCAGACAAAATTGACTTTAAGTATGCAAATAATTATAAAAACATTTTCGACCTATATATTAATAACTCATCCACAGATAAAAAATTATTAGGAAGTAAGTCTGTAGATGACTCAATGGCTGATTTTGCACTTGGTAATGCAGCTATGGTTCAAAACGGTAACTGGGCTTGGAATCAAATAAAAGGTGTTAGTGGAAACAAGGTACAAGAATCAGATATTAAATTCTTACCAATATATACAGGTGTAGCTGGTGAAGAAAAGCAAGGATTATGCATAGGTACAGAAAATTTCTTTGCAATTAACAGTAAGGTTTCAAAAGAAAAACAAGATGAATCAATTGCATTCCTTGAATGGTTATTCTCAAGTGACACAGGCAAAAAGTATGTAACAAAGGATTTAGGATTTATAGCTCCATTTAATACTTTTAGTGATAGTGAAAAACCATCAGATCCATTAGCTAAGGAAATTTTAAGCTGGAACAGCAAGGGTGGCAATAATGTATCTTGGACATTTGCTTCTTTCCCAAGTGAAAACTTCAAGAACGCATTTGGTGATGCTTTGTTAGAATATAGCCAAGGTAATAAATCTTGGGACGATGTAGTAAAGACAGTTAAGGACTCATGGCAAACAGAAAAAGCAAATAAGAAGTAG